Proteins found in one bacterium genomic segment:
- a CDS encoding sugar phosphate isomerase/epimerase gives MKLGVFIVVFGGKSFDEALDKVKELGLEAVEIGTGNYPGDAFCKVGELLENEGKLKEFKKAIEKRGLEISALSCHGNPLHPDKSIAESHRQVQRKTILLAEKLGVGRIITFSGCPGDNENAKYPNWVTCPWPTDFSEILKWQWEKVVIPYWKEETAFARKHNVKEICLEMHPGFVVYNPETLLKLREAAGEEIGANFDPSHLFWQGIDPIAAVRKLKGAIYHVHAKDTKINPYTSSINGVLDTKTYLDEENRSWIFRTVGYGHGYEFWNDFISTLRMVGYDGVLSIEHEDSLMSGEEGLKKAIEFLKNVLIKEPKPKAWWT, from the coding sequence ATGAAACTGGGTGTTTTTATAGTGGTTTTTGGGGGTAAAAGTTTTGATGAAGCACTTGATAAGGTGAAGGAATTGGGACTTGAAGCAGTTGAAATAGGAACAGGTAATTATCCAGGAGATGCTTTCTGTAAGGTTGGTGAATTACTTGAAAATGAAGGGAAATTAAAAGAGTTTAAAAAAGCAATAGAAAAAAGAGGTCTTGAAATATCTGCTTTATCCTGTCATGGAAATCCTCTTCATCCAGACAAAAGCATAGCAGAATCACACAGGCAGGTTCAGAGGAAGACAATTTTACTTGCAGAAAAACTTGGAGTAGGAAGAATTATAACATTTTCTGGTTGTCCCGGAGATAATGAAAATGCAAAATATCCAAACTGGGTAACATGTCCATGGCCCACAGATTTTTCAGAAATTTTAAAATGGCAGTGGGAAAAAGTAGTGATTCCTTACTGGAAGGAAGAAACAGCATTTGCAAGAAAACATAATGTAAAAGAAATATGTCTTGAAATGCATCCCGGTTTTGTCGTATATAATCCGGAAACACTTTTAAAATTAAGAGAAGCAGCAGGTGAAGAAATAGGAGCAAATTTTGACCCGAGTCATCTTTTCTGGCAGGGGATAGACCCGATAGCGGCTGTGAGGAAACTTAAAGGTGCAATATATCATGTTCATGCAAAAGATACAAAAATAAACCCTTACACATCAAGTATAAATGGAGTTCTTGATACAAAAACATATCTTGATGAAGAAAATAGGTCCTGGATATTCAGAACAGTTGGATATGGACATGGATATGAATTCTGGAATGATTTTATTTCAACATTGAGAATGGTGGGATATGATGGTGTATTAAGTATTGAACATGAGGATAGTTTAATGAGTGGTGAAGAAGGACTTAAGAAAGCAATTGAATTTTTGAAAAATGTATTAATTAAAGAGCCAAAGCCAAAAGCATGGTGGACTTAA
- a CDS encoding Gfo/Idh/MocA family oxidoreductase, which translates to MNNEKIKIVFVGVGAMGQCAHLKNYVLIPDCEVVAICEIREKLGKKVAERYGIKNFYKGFDEMIEKEDFDGIVASQPFTRHYVILKEILKAKRPVFIEKPLASSVEIGEKILEIIEKSGTWVMVGYHKRSDPASIYVKKLIDEFKKTGEIGKLRYVRITMPPGDWIAGGFKDLIITDEKLPENIEYDPKPKNMDEFEFKEYVDFVNYYIHQINFMRFILGEDYKVKFADSSKVLMVVESNSGISGVIEMAPYNTSIEWEEKVFICFEKGYIELSLPAPLASNRPGKVKIYKDIPSPLTIIPHFPWVSAMYQQAVNFVKAIKGEIKPPNDAKEAFKDLKVAEEYLTLFKK; encoded by the coding sequence ATGAATAATGAAAAAATTAAAATTGTGTTTGTTGGTGTTGGTGCAATGGGCCAGTGTGCTCATCTGAAAAATTATGTTCTTATTCCTGATTGTGAGGTCGTTGCAATATGTGAGATAAGGGAAAAACTTGGAAAAAAAGTTGCAGAGAGATACGGAATTAAAAATTTTTATAAAGGTTTTGATGAAATGATTGAAAAAGAAGATTTTGATGGGATAGTTGCATCACAGCCATTTACAAGACATTATGTAATTCTTAAAGAAATCCTGAAAGCAAAAAGACCTGTTTTTATAGAAAAACCACTTGCAAGTTCTGTTGAAATTGGTGAAAAAATACTGGAAATTATTGAAAAGTCAGGAACCTGGGTAATGGTGGGTTATCATAAGAGAAGTGACCCTGCTTCAATTTATGTTAAAAAATTAATTGATGAATTTAAAAAAACAGGTGAGATTGGAAAATTAAGATATGTAAGAATAACAATGCCACCCGGTGACTGGATTGCAGGAGGTTTTAAGGATTTAATTATCACAGATGAAAAATTACCAGAGAATATTGAATATGACCCGAAACCGAAAAATATGGATGAATTTGAATTTAAAGAATATGTTGATTTTGTGAACTATTATATTCATCAGATAAACTTTATGAGATTTATTTTGGGAGAGGACTACAAAGTTAAATTTGCGGATAGTTCAAAGGTTTTAATGGTAGTGGAGAGTAATTCAGGTATTTCAGGAGTTATAGAAATGGCACCCTATAATACATCTATTGAATGGGAAGAAAAAGTTTTTATATGTTTTGAGAAAGGATATATTGAACTTTCGCTTCCTGCTCCTCTTGCTTCAAATAGACCCGGTAAAGTCAAAATTTATAAAGATATTCCTTCACCTTTAACAATAATTCCTCACTTCCCATGGGTATCTGCAATGTATCAGCAGGCAGTAAATTTTGTTAAAGCAATTAAAGGAGAAATAAAACCACCAAACGATGCAAAAGAAGCATTCAAAGACCTTAAAGTTGCAGAAGAATATTTAACCCTTTTTAAAAAATAA